In Halictus rubicundus isolate RS-2024b chromosome 5, iyHalRubi1_principal, whole genome shotgun sequence, one genomic interval encodes:
- the LOC143354344 gene encoding citron Rho-interacting kinase translates to MALRCDATKKLEAFSKERDILERELVTTRSEVSGIKRTLELERQERKDLETRALSLIKDAKRKWENAEKDKVAQLNKHIEGQTMRITELCTSNNEMSSRLQRTECELETANAELHKLRVFQMQYKESLAKTRELSRQSVQGVETKLEEIATRSHNQLAELRAKLDIETAKNTDLETKLRNEQDSNHCRQSRLNVALELAQNELKDCQEQLRSIQATIPVRDAEIDTLKKQLQERAKQLDNAMTSEQMVTTLKQQLERSKLENEQLKQQLQVMKSDLSETMMNLEQSEALAMNLEQAAQDKIALQKRLQDSLQKEDEHLQKVGNLEELLRRLEQSVTKLETENATLKKESEQTSTGISVGPKIDIGRITATHTQEKVDKLEQEVQTMRDALNAEQKTAKQVQISLWKKEKELSDANLDKRIALRESKRANDKIKVLQEEKQKISEKLDHKIKEEEERSKKLLKELDSAKASLNDITKESSRNKMQADSAQRALTQANHQIEELQSSSASLRRELDAARKQCRTSQDRVENLNSENRRLSLKIAKHAEEISEFETKIEKLEQEIKGYELNTQLLKETCTVLEEQLMDYDRLTSDHETRENILIQDKMKLQRDLETTESKLREALAGQNEERSLRLSAERNLERLESETGDIESERNGLIAQRDQYKRLAQELNGQVEQLTTKCDDLECDLSEMKRTLEIAKAESRVVKEESSQHLTRFHELKEANFALMNDLQSSVDQGQELRMRISELESILEEMRQFYQEREVKAESTRQQQTKLIDYLQFKLEECGKKKKTVCDKILGTKQKENIPPSGSGMPVGYRELENQLAKERAKVKTLTDQLLALKAMQASISAPTSPTVSEMKTNTLSKRLSPQRMGHNIPHRFDVGLPMRAGKCSACLDSIQFGKRAAICSECQVMTHLKCAVTVPATCGLPGGFAKQFGQNWRNSDESLSSISGSVQTLAIDQPDKPDTDPCDVQTKKDSRVSMEGWVKVPERSKTCWERKYLRLEGTCLCTYEHQPSVGMAPINRLDLTENDGYTVSDNVQQPDVMGTAKSDLSFIFRIESNASTTCWPTSRLDIMALSQTDKKNWSKALKSVTSQSYSSNVHKGERYSTVLRLEKNQLDLNCAVHLNEENVLLLGAEEGLFSYRGSKSRTLTAIKGVKRVHQLTLHPRLDIALMIAGENRQLVSCSLRQLKSNAMAAECSRPAITTKPVLNGADSCHLYQLQGDMLCAATASHVILLKWYTEEDVGEFVGVRELETHEPCSCAIFTQNVLIVGCNKFFQIDLKNYCVDEFPEEDDSSVKAALSGVAKLGIFPVCVLNVSLVPGKVELLLCYNEFGMFVNESGQRTRAVDPSWNHLPFAFAFRKPYLFIIHFSSVEIVKLTLDSYTTPTNNPERTLIELSSPRYLGVAGTKGIYLATVNSFLELLRVDGSSNLPELNGSLTSLDTLGQDDESSSEFSFTSSLMEALDGPGKKESQKEPRERLQIFDDHTGQQ, encoded by the exons ATGGCGCTTCGTTGTGACGCCACAAAGAAATTGGAAGCTTTTAGTAAAGAAAGAGATATATTGGAGAGGGAATTGGTTACAACAAGATCAGAAGTGTCCGGAATAAAAAGAACACTag AGTTAGAACGGCAGGAGAGAAAAGATTTAGAGACAAGGGCCCTTAGCCTGATAAAAGATGCAAAACGCAAATGGGAAAATGCGGAGAAAGACAAGGTTGCACAGCTCAATAAACACATAGAAGGCCAAACTATGAGGATTACCGAATTATGTACAAGCAACAATGAGATGAGTTCGAGATTACAGAGGACAGAGTGTGAGTTGGAAACTGCAAATGCAGAGTTGCATAAGCTTAGGGTATTTCAG ATGCAATATAAAGAATCTCTAGCGAAAACTAGGGAACTTAGCAGGCAAAGCGTACAAGGTGTTGAAACTAAACTTGAGGAGATAGCGACTCGATCACACAATCAGCTGGCTGAGTTAAGAGCAAAGTTAGATATAGAAACAGCGAAGAATACAGATCTAGAGACTAAACTGAGAAACGAACAGGATTCCAATCATTGTCGCCAGTCGAGATTGAACGTTGCTTTGGAGCTGGCACAAAATGAGTTGAAAGACTGTCAGGAACAGTTGCGCAGCATACAAGCCACGATACCTGTCCGGGACGCTGAGATAGATACTTTGAAGAAACAATTGCAAGAGAGAGCGAAACAATTGGACAACGCTATGACATCCGAACAAATGGTGACCACACTGAAACAGCAACTGGAGAGGTCGAAACTTGAGAACGAACAGCTGAAGCAGCAATTACAA GTAATGAAGTCCGACTTAAGCGAGACTATGATGAATTTAGAGCAAAGCGAAGCTCTCGCAATGAATCTGGAACAGGCTGCACAGGACAAGATCGCGTTACAGAAAAGGTTGCAGGATTCGTTGCAGAAAGAAG ACGAACACCTTCAGAAAGTTGGTAACTTGGAAGAATTGCTGAGGCGATTGGAACAGAGCGTGACCAAGTTGGAAACAGAAAATGCCACCCTGAAGAAGGAATCAGAGCAAACCAGCACCGGCATCAGCGTTGGTCCCAAAATAGATATCGGAAGAATCACCGCCACCCATACACAAGAAAAGGTGGACAAATTAGAGCAGGAAGTCCAGACGATGAGGGACGCCTTGAACGCGGAACAAAAGACGGCGAAACAAGTGCAAATCAGTTTATGGAAGAAGGAGAAAGAATTGTCGGATGCCAATTTGGATAAAAGAATCGCTTTGAGAGAAAGTAAAAGGGCGAACGACAAAATCAAAGTCTTACAAGAGGAGAAACAAAAGATATCGGAGAAATTGGATCACAAGAtaaaggaggaggaagagagatcCAAGAAGCTTCTCAAGGAATTGGATAGCGCGAAAGCATCGTTGAACGATATAACGAAAGAATCTTCGCGAAATAAAATGCAAGCTGATTCCGCTCAAAGA GCCTTAACTCAGGCTAACCATCAAATAGAAGAGCTTCAATCCTCTAGCGCTTCGCTGCGCCGAGAATTAGACGCGGCGCGCAAGCAGTGCCGGACCAGTCAAGACAGAGTGGAGAATCTGAACTCGGAGAACAGACGTCTGTCGCTGAAGATAGCCAAGCACGCCGAAGAGATAAGCGAATTCGAAACGAAAATAGAGAAGCTGGAGCAAGAGATCAAAGGCTACGAGTTAAACACGCAGCTTCTCAAGGAGACGTGTACCGTATTGGAGGAGCAGCTGATGGATTACGATAGATTGACGAGCGATCACGAGACACGGGAGAATATACTGATCCAAGACAAGATGAAGCTGCAGAGAGACCTAGAGACAACGGAGTCGAAGCTCCGCGAGGCGCTCGCCGGTCAGAACGAAGAGAGATCGTTAAGATTGTCCGCCGAGCGAAACTTGGAGAGGCTGGAGTCCGAAACCGGCGACATAGAGAGCGAGAGGAACGGCTTGATCGCCCAGAGAGATCAGTATAAAAGGCTTGCTCAAGAATTGAACGGCCAAGTAGAACAATTGACGACCAAATGCGACGATTTGGAGTGCGATCTGTCAGAAATGAAACGTACTTTGGAAATAGCAAAGGCCGAGTCGAGAGTAGTCAAGGAAGAGAGCAGCCAGCACTTGACGCGGTTCCACGAGCTAAAAGAGGCAAACTTCGCGTTGATGAACGATCTGCAAAGCAGCGTGGACCAAGGTCAAGAACTGAGGATGAGGATCTCGGAGTTGGAGAGCATCTTGGAGGAGATGAGACAATTCTATCAGGAGAGAGAGGTCAAAGCGGAGAGCACTAGACAGCAGCAGACCAAATTGATAGACTACCTTCAGTTCAAGCTGGAAGAATGCggcaaaaagaagaaaacggTGTGCGATAAGATTCTTGGTACCAAACAGAAAGAGAATATACCGCCGAGTGGAAGTGGAATGCCTGTTGGCTACCGAGAGTTGGAGAACCAGTTGGCCAAAGAGCGAGCAAAGGTGAAAACGTTGACCGATCAACTGTTAGCGTTGAAAGCCATGCAAGCTTCTATCTCTGCTCCGACCTCACCGACAGTATCGGAGATGAAGACCAACACGTTGTCCAAACGTTTGTCGCCTCAAAGGATGGGCCACAATATTCCCCATAGATTCGACGTTGGTTTGCCGATGCGAGCAGGTAAATGCTCCGCGTGTCTAGACTCGATTCAGTTCGGCAAACGAGCTGCCATTTGCAGTGAATGTCAGGTGATGACACATCTGAAATGCGCTGTCACCGTTCCTGCTACCTGTGGTTTACCTGGAGGCTTCGCCAAACAGTTCGGCCAAAATTGGAGGAACAGTGACGAGAGCTTGTCCTCCATTTCTGGAAGCGTTCAAACTTTGGCCATCGACCAACCAGATAAACCTGACACA GATCCGTGCGACGTTCAAACTAAGAAGGACAGTCGCGTCTCCATGGAAGGATGGGTGAAGGTTCCAGAGCGCTCGAAGACCTGTTGGGAAAGGAAGTACCTCAGGTTGGAGGGAACTTGCTTGTGCACCTACGAACACCAGCCTTCTGTTGGAATGGCTCCCATAAATCGTCTGGACTTAACCGAGAACGACGGGTACACCGTTTCCGACAATGTACAGCAGCCGGACGTGATGGGAACGGCGAAATCAGACTTGTCGTTTATATTTAGGATAGAATCGAACGCGTCAACCACCTGTTGGCCTACTTCGCGGTTAGATATAATGGCTTTGAGCCAAACTGATAAGAAAAATTGGTCGAAAGCACTGAAATCCGTTACTAgtcaaagttattcgagcaaCGTTCACAAAGGCGAAAGATATTCAACTGTGCTAAGACTGGAAAAGAATCAA TTGGACTTGAATTGTGCAGTCCATTTAAACGAAGAGAATGTATTATTATTAGGCGCCGAAGAGGGACTGTTCTCTTATCGCGGCTCCAAGTCGCGTACACTAACGGCGATTAAAGGGGTGAAGAGGGTCCACCAGTTAACCTTGCACCCTCGCTTGGACATAGCTTTAATGATAGCTGGTGAAAACAGGCAATTAGTGTCTTGTAGTCTAAGGCAACTGAAGAGCAACGCGATGGCCGCCGAGTGCTCTAGGCCAGCGATCACCACCAAACCGGTTCTAAACGGTGCCGACAGTTGCCATCTATATCAATTGCAGGGGGATATGCTCTGTGCTGCAACCGCATCCCACGTAAT ATTACTTAAATGGTACACCGAAGAAGATGTCGGAGAATTTGTTGGTGTCCGCGAGCTGGAGACTCACGAGCCATGCAGTTGTGCCATATTTACCCAAAACGTTCTCATTGTGGGATGCAATAAATTTTTCCAAATAGACCTTAAGAATTACTGTGTCGATG AATTCCCCGAGGAAGACGACAGTTCGGTGAAAGCTGCGTTGTCCGGCGTAGCCAAGCTGGGTATCTTCCCGGTCTGTGTTCTAAACGTCTCTCTTGTACCTGGAAAAGTGGAGTTGCTGCTCTGCTACAACGAGTTCGGAATGTTCGTGAACGAAAGCGGCCAAAGAACTCGAGCCGTTGATCCCTCGTGGAACCATTTGCCTTTTGCTTTCG CCTTTCGAAAACCGTACCTGTTTATTATTCACTTCTCATCGGTGGAGATCGTGAAACTCACACTCGACTCGTATACCACACCTACGAACAATCCGGAGCGAACGTTGATCGAATTATCCAGTCCTCGTTATTTGGGGGTGGCTGGAACAAAAGGAATTTACCTAGCAACAGTGAACTCTTTCTTAGAACTACTTAGGGTGGATGGTTCTTCGAATCTACCGGAATTGAATGGCAGTCTCACTAGTCTAGACACGTT AGGTCAAGACGATGAAAGCAGTTCGGAATTTAGTTTCACGTCGAGCTTAATGGAAGCTTTGGACGGCCCGGGGAAAAAA GAGTCGCAAAAAGAACCGAGAGAAAGACTGCAAATATTTGATGACCATACAGGACAACAGTGA